Proteins encoded by one window of Microplitis demolitor isolate Queensland-Clemson2020A chromosome 6, iyMicDemo2.1a, whole genome shotgun sequence:
- the LOC103573013 gene encoding uncharacterized protein LOC103573013 isoform X2, producing MTLDFIRLLKKIIYAFATMENSLHYDGYCPGDCSSFDNHFKYGNTDLCRGIVHKCWVHLESNERKKAVEEFVDTINDKGKWKGYSNRSEIIADLEYKLDHTGNVCACLCERNSSASYNFRGKLLDSICYDPISADPGYVVTGVRFKRYENRIHLELQQGILTNGRINPGTVRWKKSSKCNNAKPVVYNFRGTIYKGLKLVLQDMILPSKAFVTGVTIGKTIRGRFVTKNGDIKDPRFRINKPTQCRGRHQNVVPKYPRLLPPVAHLGNNVERSKSCKHHFSFGGTSYDSDFIQHIVPYIDLQEIVTDPPEPIRGIGWYYRGYPESGGFLALRIWK from the exons atGACTTTAGACTTTATCAGATTGCTAAAAAAGAt aatttaCGCATTTGCTACAATGGAAAACTCATTGCATTACGATGGATATTGTCCTGGTGACTGTAGTAGCTTCGATAATCATTTCAAGTATGGTAATACCGATTTGTGCCGTGGAATCGTTCATAAATGCTGGGTCCATTTA GAATCTAATGAACGAAAGAAAGCAGTGGAAGAATTCGTTGATACTATCAATGATAAGGGAAAATGGAAAGGATATTCAAACAGAAGTGAAATAATTGCAGATCTTGAATATAAATTGGATCATACCGGAAATGTTTGCGCATGTTTATGTGAACGGAATTCTTCAGCTAGTTATAATTTTCGCGGCAAATTACTTGACTCTATTTGCTATGATCCTATTTCAGCGGATCCTGGATA cgTGGTGACAGGAGTCAGATTCAAAAGATATGAGAACAGAATTCATCTTGAACTCCAACAGGGCATACTAACAAATGGACGAATTAATCCAGGCACCGTGAGATGGAAAAAATCGAGTAAATGTAATAATGCGAAACCAGTAGTTTATAATTTCAGAGGTACTATTTACAAAGGTTTAAAACTTGTATTACAAGATATGATTTTACCAAGCAAAGCATTTGTTACAG GAGTAACTATTGGAAAAACAATACGCGGACGATTTGTTACTAAAAATGGAGATATAAAAGATCCTCGATTTCGAATAAACAAACCAACTCAGTGTCGTGGgag acACCAGAACGTGGTACCGAAATACCCGCGTCTGCTGCCTCCTGTAGCTCACCTAGGAAATAATGTTGAACGCAGTAAATCATGCAAACATCATTTTTCATTTGGTGGAACATCGTATGATTCTGATTTCATACAACATATTGTTCCATATATTGATTTACAAGAAATAGTTACTGATCCGCCTGAACCAATTCGCGGAATCGGTTGGTACTACAGAGGTTATCCTGAATCTGGAGGATTTTTGGCTTTAAGAATTTGGAAATAA
- the LOC103573013 gene encoding uncharacterized protein LOC103573013 isoform X3 — translation MENSLHYDGYCPGDCSSFDNHFKYGNTDLCRGIVHKCWVHLESNERKKAVEEFVDTINDKGKWKGYSNRSEIIADLEYKLDHTGNVCACLCERNSSASYNFRGKLLDSICYDPISADPGYVVTGVRFKRYENRIHLELQQGILTNGRINPGTVRWKKSSKCNNAKPVVYNFRGTIYKGLKLVLQDMILPSKAFVTGVTIGKTIRGRFVTKNGDIKDPRFRINKPTQCRGRHQNVVPKYPRLLPPVAHLGNNVERSKSCKHHFSFGGTSYDSDFIQHIVPYIDLQEIVTDPPEPIRGIGWYYRGYPESGGFLALRIWK, via the exons ATGGAAAACTCATTGCATTACGATGGATATTGTCCTGGTGACTGTAGTAGCTTCGATAATCATTTCAAGTATGGTAATACCGATTTGTGCCGTGGAATCGTTCATAAATGCTGGGTCCATTTA GAATCTAATGAACGAAAGAAAGCAGTGGAAGAATTCGTTGATACTATCAATGATAAGGGAAAATGGAAAGGATATTCAAACAGAAGTGAAATAATTGCAGATCTTGAATATAAATTGGATCATACCGGAAATGTTTGCGCATGTTTATGTGAACGGAATTCTTCAGCTAGTTATAATTTTCGCGGCAAATTACTTGACTCTATTTGCTATGATCCTATTTCAGCGGATCCTGGATA cgTGGTGACAGGAGTCAGATTCAAAAGATATGAGAACAGAATTCATCTTGAACTCCAACAGGGCATACTAACAAATGGACGAATTAATCCAGGCACCGTGAGATGGAAAAAATCGAGTAAATGTAATAATGCGAAACCAGTAGTTTATAATTTCAGAGGTACTATTTACAAAGGTTTAAAACTTGTATTACAAGATATGATTTTACCAAGCAAAGCATTTGTTACAG GAGTAACTATTGGAAAAACAATACGCGGACGATTTGTTACTAAAAATGGAGATATAAAAGATCCTCGATTTCGAATAAACAAACCAACTCAGTGTCGTGGgag acACCAGAACGTGGTACCGAAATACCCGCGTCTGCTGCCTCCTGTAGCTCACCTAGGAAATAATGTTGAACGCAGTAAATCATGCAAACATCATTTTTCATTTGGTGGAACATCGTATGATTCTGATTTCATACAACATATTGTTCCATATATTGATTTACAAGAAATAGTTACTGATCCGCCTGAACCAATTCGCGGAATCGGTTGGTACTACAGAGGTTATCCTGAATCTGGAGGATTTTTGGCTTTAAGAATTTGGAAATAA